Genomic DNA from Cheilinus undulatus linkage group 10, ASM1832078v1, whole genome shotgun sequence:
AATTATGGTGCTTAATTGCAGTCCATCACACTCCACCAGTGCAGAAACATCTGCCAGCCAAAATCTGATGTCTATTGCTCCCAACAGAGGGGGTTTCAAAGAAACTGATTAGGCTTTAATAAAGCTCTTCGTAGTTCAAACTGCTCCTTCTTGGCTGCCTGTTAAGGAGTAGTCTATTGAGAAAATGTGGGGCTGCTTGCTCCATAGGGAAGAGGGGGCTGGAACTTTGCCAGGTCCTTGGAAATTATTTCTGCCAGCCTCTGTTTAAAAGTGCCGGGGGCCTCTGTGGAGGTAACGCGGCTGGAGGAGTTGATGGCCTCCTCCGTGTCCTTCATGTCATCCACTGGCTGTGCATTGTAGCCTGGCTGCAGGTTGGCAGGGGGCTGGTGCTGGTATCGGGGCTTTGGTAGGACCAAGTGTACGGactggagaggaggaggtggcaGGGGgacagatggaggaggaggaggaggaggaggaggaggaggaggaggaggaggaggaggaggaggaggaagaggaggaggaggaaggtaAGAGAAAGGTGGTAGCCAGGGATTCTTTGAAGGGGAATCAACAAATTTCACTTCAGAGTAGATGCACTCTGAATCTTCTGCCTCAGCTTTTAACTGCTCCTTTCTTATCAGAGGAGGTGTAGCTCTCCTCAGGTTGCCACAACGGTTCTGATCCACGACATAATTCATGATTAAGGAATCAAGAGAATGACAGCGCTCTTCTTCATTGTCATCACCCACAGACTCCTTGCTGTTATAGAAAAAGGGTTTTGAAAGAGATAGACGCTTTAACCTTGGTACAGAGGAGTTATCAATGGTAGAGTAGTGGTTGGCAGACTCGGCCTCTTTGACAGCCAAACAATCAGCAGGATTCTGACCAGGGGAACCAGCAGTTGAGTCGGTTTTGATTGGGAGGATCATGAAAGACTGGTCAGATGATGTTCTTCTGTGGACATTTAGTTGTTGGACGGGAGGCCTCTTCTCCACAGTGCACTGCTTTGAAATAGCCTGGAAGATTTGTGGACCATGTCTGGACAGGAAAATGAACACTCCCTCTCCTGATTCACAACGACGGCCAGCTTCAATGCTGAATCCACCCTGAAATAACAACCAATATTATTTTGCTTAGATGAGAAATAAGATTAGGGGTATAAATAAGTTAATTTACTATATTGGTAAGAGATGGATAAAAGGATAGGGTTGGGTCTGTTTTAACTTATTACAAACATGCTAGTTAATTAAATTAACTTGGCtgggtataaaaaaaaaagactgtaggaggaaaaatgagcaaaatccACTATTTGGTTCATGAAGGGcgtttgaagccaatctgtggcaGTTTCCATCTTGAGAACACCGTCTAAAACTAACTTTATATCTGCCAATAATGGGCAAAGGTGAAGTTACAATCAGCATTTTAACATCAGCTGCAGTGCCcacaaaaagtattcaccctcttggatgttttatccgtttattgattttatcaatcaatcatagtcagtataatttggcttttttgactttaacagaaaaacattttgatagaaaaacatctttaatgtcaaagtgatccctacaaagtaatgtcccTTAAAGATAAGTAatgtaaataagtgactgcataaatcttcacccccttcaagtatGTATTTAGTAGGTCTTAATCAGACTTGCACACTGCAATCTTACTCTACTCAtctttgcaaaattgctcaagctctgtcaggttgcacagggatctgCTGTCAGCAGCCCTTTTCAACTCAAGCTGCTAATTCTCTATTGGAATGAGGccttggctttgactcagccactcaaGAACACtcacctttaaaccatttctgagtagctttcgctgtatgatTTGagccattgtcttgctgaaaaataagtCTTCTCGCAAGTCATAGTTCTCGtgcaggctgaataagattgcTCTCCAGgatttgcctttattttgccacattcatttttatctctaccttaacaagccttccagggcctgctgagaagcattcccacagcatgatgctgccaccaccatacttcACGGTGGGGATCGTtgttttgtggtgatgtgcagtttttggtgcacctcaaacatagcatcttgtctgatagccaaaaagcacaattttggtctcatcagaccaagtAACTTTATTTCACTTGAAAGTCTCCCACTTGCCTTTCAGCGAACTCAAGTTTAGATTTAATacgagttttcttcaacagtggctttctctttgccactctcataaaagctttgactggtgaagaatctGAGCAACAATTGTGGTAACCAGTCttgtccatctcagctgctgaagcttgtaacctacctcagagtagtcatgggtgtcttggtggcctctctcacatGCCTCTTTgtttgcacagtcactcagtttgtgatgaAGGCCGATTTATGcatgtgcaatattcctttcatttcttgatgatggatttatccACAGTCCGGGGGATGTTTAGGGCCTTGGATATTTtttatccatcctctgacttatacttttcaataactgtttatctgagttgcttggagttttctgttgtcttcatggtgtaatggtagccaggaatactggttaaccattgactggatcttccagacacaggtgcctTTATACCACAATCACCTGAGAAACATTCATTGCACTTAGGTGATCTCAGTTTCACTTATTGTGAACTGCAAGATGCATTGTGACTCTGAGAGTCAGTTACTTTCAAGGggaaaaatatttatgcaatcacttgttttaacatacatatttttgtttaactgatattactttgtataaatctgtttcactttgacattaaaaatgtcttttttgtcagaaagccaaatcatattgataaataaaatcaataaaaggttcaaacatccaagggggtgattAGCTCAGACCAAACACTGGGAAATAGTTTCTGTTGGTAAAGCCTCAAAACCATGTACCATTTTCACCCTGCAGATACAGAagagaataaacacattttgctgctttaggaccaaatcaaactaaaatgtttCCTTGTTATCCAATCCAACTGTTTACAAGTCTttgtgctaagctaagctaagcagctggctactgcctcattttcactGTATAGGCAGGTTGGCGGGCTAGGAGTTGTCCTTCAGGACTACAAGCGTAGGTATTTTTGGTGTGATTCTTGGTTAAATAAAAAGTACTGTACCTTAACCTGTCCAAATTTTCGTAAGAGCGTATAGGGCCAACGGTAGACAACTTGACCAGTATTAATGGTGAGCAGAATCACTGCCTCTTCTTCTGGTGACACCAAATACATCCCATTAAGCTGGCACCTCCTGGATGCCTCTGTGCTCTGCACAGTCACTTGGTACTGGTTTGGAGGAAGATCTAAACATGAGACAACAAGAAAATATTTACACTTGACCCAGCCTACTGAGGTTACTGCAAAGCACTGTGACTAACTGTGAATGCACCAGACTTTCTATATGCAGGCAGAGCATAAAAACATCAGCAAAGGGAATGTGCAGCAAATACATtatcctgcagaaaaaaaggctgatTTGGAATTTCTTGCATTCTGCTAATCTCTCCACGTGACTGGCTGCCTGGATTGTTCAGCAGAAGTGTAATCCAttaggaaataaaaagaaataaatttgtGTAAGCCACATCTTGCTGACAGTAATACATTCTGGCATTCGTGTTTGAATAAATTAGTGGTTTAAGCTTTTGCTCTCACATATTTAGTTTCTGCTGACGTCTTGAATTTGTGATGCTATGACTCGAACTGCTGTGAACCTAAACCTTACTGCAGCTTCTCTTTggtgtgttttcttcattatAATAAATTATCCAAGCTACACATATGGCTTATTCAGTAACGGGCTAAGCTTGAATCCAATCTGTGCAAATAACTTGtgttaaagctttgaaaaattTAGTTTAAAGCTGTGATACGCTTTAAAATATGCATTGCAAAGTAAGACTGCATaaattaaccctctgagccctaaggtgtttttaagccattttgtcCTGCCTGGACTtaatgtcttaaaaagcttgtaaaacatcaaccctgtggtgtaCGGTCAAGCTCTAAATTTaacaaattaaaactcaaagattttgtgcgttacacacagtaaacaataatgactaagacttttgTTGCggaaacttgttctcccatatCCTGGGgacctttaaagaaaaaaatatcattctGCAACAAAAATACTACAAAATGTTGGCATAGTTACAAAAAGTCCTTGCCCTGTTTTGTATTGGCTCTATTTatgtcattattcaaagcagttcctgtctgcagagacacagaaggcctcatcacaggctctctgtctctctttctctccattatgagctattcaggccatctccACCATTAGCTACAGCAAGTGTGAGAACAGTTTGACAAAGTATGGAGTGATGACGGAAAAGCCTGCTATTGATGGTCCAAGCTcatcacaaagcattctgggatataAAATGGcagctagcattagcagctagcagcagaaaatggattgaaaatgaataaaatatgtttaatatcagagttactTGTGTGGATTTAGTTTAGAAAGACCACAAAAAGTTACCCAAATTCCAGGCTCATTAAGAAAGCTTACATAAAGGCCAAGAAGGCATAGATAGGCATGAGAGCTAAGACTTCTCTAGCCATCCCCTATCACAGTCACCCACACCCTTCATCTAGTGGTAATGAGGATGCTATATGTCGGTTTGGATGAGAATCTGCTGAAATTGAACATACCATGGCTGTCATTATTGATTGCTTGTTGACTGGTAAACATTACCTTTTTTCCAAGTTGAGTAGAGGTCATTGTCCTCCATAGTAAAGCCATATTCTTTCTTGAAACCCCCTTTGTCTGATTCTCCAGGATCCTTCTGTAAACACAGTGGCACAGTAAACATTACAGGGAGTATAAACGAACCTCTTATCTTCTTTTATGACCTCAAAGGGGTAAGATGCAAGAAACAACATCGCTTGTGCAAGCAAAAGATTTAGAGAAGTGAAGTGGCAGAAGTTACAGATACTGCATCCACTTCCTCATTGTGCTATCTGTCCTTGATTGTGGGTAAGCTGTGCCCCCTTCTTTCCCAAATGATAGCACTTCTCctgataagaaaaagaaaaggggaaagTTGCGCTGGTCAAGTTGAGAGGTGTGTGATACCTGGAAGGCAAGAAGACAGAGGGCACTCAGCCAGTCCTCGCTGGCCGTGGAGGCCAGGGTGTAGGTGCTTTGCGTGGTGTTTAAGTAGAAGGCTGTGCACCCTTGAGGGCAAGATTCCTTTGGAGCAGGTGAGACACTGAGGCAATCACTTAATCGCACCACCTTTCTATCTTGTGTTTTCTGCCAAGCAAGCTTCTTCTGGTCAGTAAGAGCCATGTTGTCGAGTACAGAGTAAAGCTCCAAGCGTCCAACGCCTGTGGAGCTGGGTTTAAAGAGCATCATCCATATTTTCCGCCACATTCTCTGATGTAAAGGACAGAAATGGGAAAAGTTAAACAATTAGTGGGTTTTCATGACATTTAATATTGTTACATGGCATCACATCTTTGTCTTGTGACACAGATGACACAGCATTTTACATGTCTGCTTCACAAGTTGATCTGAGTCCTAAAGAcactttgaatttttaaatcattgatTTGGATGGCCAAATGTTTCCACAGTTAAAAGAATAAACAAAGGTCATGGTTGTAAGGGAAAGGCCAGCACTTCCAAAGCTGTGTCTCTGGCCAGGAATCAGAAGTGAATTCAAAGAGCCTGCAGGCCAGCCTACTTCTCTCAAAGGTCATCTTGATTATTGTAACTTTTTAGTGCATGAAATTCTGAAAAACTGGCTTTGGGTTACAGAATTGATTTGGATATGATTCGTATTGATTCTAAATGACCCTCAGAGATGACCTCAGTGATACCAATTAAGGTAATTATCTGCAAATTCATAGATATACATTTAACTCCTTtgggttgttttttaaatattcttacATCTTTAACAGCTTAGAAGTTTAACACAGTCCCTCAAGTAACCACAAATCTAATAAACTCTGCACATGTGAGAATTTGCTAATTTTTTCCTTCAAATTGAACTTTCCTCCAGCATTTTTGATACAATATGAtcctttagagcagtgatactcaacaggTGGCTCTGTTAAGTCTTAACTTAGAAAACCAACCCCCAAAGAAAACCTGTTGACTTCATTTTAATCAAGTAGGTTTAAATGCAGGACTTTAATACACGGTTGAGCATTTCTGCAGGGTAGAATTTTTAGTTTTCCTTAAATAACGGATGTAGTGGGTGCTTCCTGCTAAAACATCAGTGGCCATTTTAgtcaacatgaaaataaatacgTTATTAATAGGGGTTCTTATTCATGATTCAGCCttacatacagttgaaaccagaagtttacatacactatataaaaaggcacataaacttttttttccaaccgtctaacattaaatcagattaaacattTCCTgcttttggtcaattaggattaccaaaattatttctatttgctaaattccagaataatgagagagatcatttctTAGATAATTTTTTATCAtattcttgagagtcagaagtttacatacatttcattagtatttggtagcattgcctttaaactgtatgacttgggtcagatgttttggatatgcttccacaagcttctcacaatagtttgcaggaattttggcccattcctcctggcagaactggtgtaactgagccaagtttgtaggccaccttgctcgcacatgccttttcagctctgcccataaattttcagtgggattgagatcagggctttgtgatggccactccaaaacattgactttgttatcctcaagccactttgtaaccagtttggcagtatgcttagggtcattgtccatttggaaaactcatttgcgcccaagctttaacttcctggctgatgtcttgagatgttgcttcagtatttccacataatgttctttcttcatgatgccatctattttgtgaagtgcaccagtccctcctgcagcaaaacaaccccacaacatgatgctgccacccccatgtttcacagttgggatggtgttctcaggcttgcaagcttcccccttttttctccaaaagtaacgatggtcattatggccaaaaagttcaattttagttttgtcagaccacagaacatgtctccaaaaattaaggtctttgtcccagTGTGTATTTGCAAattgtaatctggcttttttttatgtttcttttggagtaatggcttcttcctgggagagtggccttacAGCCCATGTGGCTACAGGACtcatttgactgttgataatgacacactctcaccagcttcagccagcatcttcacaaggtcttttgcttttgttcttgggttgagatgcacttttcggaccaaagcacattcatctcagggacacagaacccgtctccttcctgagcggtatgatggctggacattccagTGGTGTTTATACCTGCGTATAATTgattgaacagatgaacgtggcaccttcaggcatctggaaattgcacccaaggatgaaccagacttgtctacagttctcttcctgatatcttggctgatttcttttgattttcccatgatgttacacaaagaagcagtgtgtttcaggtgtgccttaaaatacatccacaggtgtgcctctaattaactcaaatg
This window encodes:
- the dok3 gene encoding docking protein 1, with protein sequence MDVIYKEGMLFLQAVKFGKRMWRKIWMMLFKPSSTGVGRLELYSVLDNMALTDQKKLAWQKTQDRKVVRLSDCLSVSPAPKESCPQGCTAFYLNTTQSTYTLASTASEDWLSALCLLAFQKDPGESDKGGFKKEYGFTMEDNDLYSTWKKDLPPNQYQVTVQSTEASRRCQLNGMYLVSPEEEAVILLTINTGQVVYRWPYTLLRKFGQVKGGFSIEAGRRCESGEGVFIFLSRHGPQIFQAISKQCTVEKRPPVQQLNVHRRTSSDQSFMILPIKTDSTAGSPGQNPADCLAVKEAESANHYSTIDNSSVPRLKRLSLSKPFFYNSKESVGDDNEEERCHSLDSLIMNYVVDQNRCGNLRRATPPLIRKEQLKAEAEDSECIYSEVKFVDSPSKNPWLPPFSYLPPPPLPPPPPPPPPPPPPPPPPPPPSVPLPPPPLQSVHLVLPKPRYQHQPPANLQPGYNAQPVDDMKDTEEAINSSSRVTSTEAPGTFKQRLAEIISKDLAKFQPPLPYGASSPTFSQ